The following are encoded together in the Serratia nematodiphila DZ0503SBS1 genome:
- a CDS encoding DUF924 family protein → MHKQVIEFWFDEIEPVMWFKKDDDFDRLLHSRFGEIWRAAAAGELAHWRDTIEGRLAEVIVLDQFSRNLFRGTPQSFACDGMALVLAQEAIRSGECERLSREQRGFLYLPFMHSESPLIHQQALVLYTELNNGDQLEFELRHKAIIDRFGRYPHRNAILGRISTPEEEAFLRQPGSGF, encoded by the coding sequence ATGCATAAACAGGTTATCGAGTTCTGGTTCGACGAGATCGAACCGGTGATGTGGTTCAAAAAGGACGATGATTTCGATCGTCTGCTGCATAGCCGCTTCGGCGAAATCTGGCGGGCGGCGGCGGCGGGGGAACTGGCGCACTGGCGCGACACCATCGAAGGGCGCCTGGCGGAGGTGATCGTGCTCGATCAGTTCAGCCGCAACCTGTTTCGCGGCACGCCGCAGTCGTTCGCCTGCGACGGCATGGCGCTGGTCCTGGCGCAGGAGGCGATCCGCAGCGGCGAGTGCGAACGGCTGAGCCGTGAGCAGCGCGGCTTCCTTTATCTGCCGTTCATGCATTCGGAATCGCCGCTGATCCACCAGCAGGCGCTGGTGTTATATACCGAGCTTAATAACGGCGACCAGCTGGAGTTCGAGCTACGGCATAAGGCGATCATCGATCGTTTCGGCCGCTACCCGCATCGCAACGCAATATTGGGGCGCATCAGCACGCCGGAAGAAGAGGCCTTTTTACGGCAGCCCGGCTCGGGTTTTTAA
- the moeA gene encoding molybdopterin molybdotransferase MoeA: MDHCHTSDLISLEQALEKMLGQIAPLQQTESVALTAAAGRITAAPVVSPLDVPPFANSAMDGYAVRLADLAANAPLPIAGKAFAGAPFDGQWPANSCVRIMTGAPIPAGAEAVVMQEQAEVSDQGVRFTAPVEAGQNIRLAGEDIRQGASVLPAGVRLGAAQLPLLASLGVAEVQVMRKLKVAVFSTGDELQPVGQPLQAGQIYDTNRFAVRLMLEQLGCDVLDLGIIRDDRDALRAAFEQADSQADVVISSGGVSVGEADYTKQMLDELGQVSFWKLAIKPGKPFAFGKLGHAWFCGLPGNPVSAALTFYQLVQPLLAKLAGHSDWRLPPRLRARALTPLKKSPGRLDFQRGVFSSNAAGELEVSTTGHQGSHVFSSYSQGNCFIVLERERGSVAAGETVEIEPFNALLRS; encoded by the coding sequence ATGGATCATTGCCATACTTCCGATCTCATCTCCCTGGAGCAAGCGCTGGAAAAAATGCTCGGGCAGATCGCACCGCTGCAACAAACCGAATCCGTCGCGCTGACCGCCGCCGCCGGCCGCATCACCGCCGCGCCGGTGGTCTCACCGCTCGACGTGCCGCCATTCGCCAACTCGGCGATGGACGGTTATGCGGTACGCCTCGCCGATCTGGCGGCCAATGCGCCATTGCCGATCGCCGGGAAAGCCTTCGCCGGCGCGCCGTTCGACGGCCAATGGCCAGCCAACAGCTGCGTGCGCATCATGACCGGCGCGCCGATCCCGGCCGGGGCGGAAGCGGTTGTCATGCAAGAGCAGGCCGAAGTGAGCGACCAGGGCGTGCGTTTTACCGCCCCGGTAGAAGCCGGCCAGAATATCCGTCTGGCGGGTGAAGACATTCGCCAAGGCGCCAGCGTGTTGCCGGCCGGCGTGAGGCTGGGCGCCGCGCAGCTGCCGCTGCTGGCTTCGCTCGGGGTCGCCGAAGTGCAGGTGATGCGTAAGCTGAAGGTCGCGGTGTTCTCCACCGGCGACGAACTGCAGCCGGTCGGCCAGCCGCTGCAGGCAGGCCAGATCTACGACACCAATCGTTTCGCGGTGCGCCTGATGCTGGAGCAGCTGGGCTGTGACGTGCTCGATCTCGGCATTATCCGCGACGATCGCGATGCGCTGCGCGCCGCCTTCGAACAAGCGGATAGCCAGGCCGATGTGGTGATCAGCAGCGGCGGCGTCTCGGTCGGCGAAGCCGACTACACCAAACAGATGCTCGACGAACTGGGCCAGGTCAGCTTCTGGAAGCTGGCGATCAAACCCGGCAAACCGTTCGCCTTCGGCAAACTGGGCCACGCCTGGTTCTGCGGCCTGCCGGGCAACCCGGTTTCCGCCGCCCTGACCTTCTACCAGCTGGTGCAACCGCTGCTGGCGAAGCTGGCCGGCCACAGCGACTGGCGCCTGCCGCCGCGCCTGCGCGCGCGGGCGCTGACGCCGCTGAAGAAATCGCCGGGGCGCCTCGATTTTCAGCGCGGCGTGTTCAGCAGCAACGCCGCGGGCGAACTGGAGGTCAGCACCACCGGCCACCAGGGCTCGCACGTCTTCAGCTCCTACAGCCAGGGCAACTGTTTCATCGTGCTGGAGCGCGAACGCGGTTCGGTGGCGGCGGGTGAAACGGTGGAGATCGAGCCGTTCAACGCCCTGCTGAGGAGCTGA
- the moeB gene encoding molybdopterin-synthase adenylyltransferase MoeB gives MLPELTDAEALRYNRQIVLRGFDFDGQEKLKAARVLIAGLGGLGCAAAPYLAAAGVGHLVLVDFDTVSLSNLQRQILHRDDRIGQSKVASARQELSAINPHIRIDAIDGRLEDDAVAAEIAACDLVLDCTDNVAARDALNRLCHAQRKPLVSGAAIRMEGQLSVFTYQPGEPCYRCLSRLFGDSALTCVEAGVMAPLVGTIGTLQAMEAIKLLAEYGQPLRGKLLMFDAMSLQFREMKLPKDPHCEVCGGE, from the coding sequence ATGTTGCCGGAATTGACCGACGCCGAAGCGCTGCGCTACAACCGCCAGATCGTCCTGCGCGGCTTTGACTTCGACGGCCAGGAGAAGCTGAAGGCCGCCCGCGTGCTGATCGCCGGGCTGGGCGGGCTGGGCTGCGCCGCCGCGCCTTATCTGGCGGCGGCCGGCGTCGGCCATCTGGTGCTGGTGGATTTCGACACCGTCTCGCTCTCCAATCTGCAGCGCCAGATCCTGCACCGCGACGATCGCATCGGCCAGAGCAAAGTCGCCTCCGCCAGACAGGAGCTGAGCGCCATCAATCCGCATATCCGCATCGATGCCATCGACGGTCGTCTGGAAGATGACGCGGTCGCGGCAGAGATCGCCGCCTGCGATCTGGTGCTGGACTGCACCGACAACGTGGCGGCGCGCGACGCCCTGAACCGCCTGTGCCACGCACAGCGCAAACCGCTGGTTTCCGGCGCGGCGATCCGCATGGAAGGCCAGCTCAGCGTGTTCACCTATCAGCCGGGCGAGCCCTGCTACCGCTGCCTGAGCCGGCTGTTCGGCGACAGCGCCCTCACCTGCGTCGAAGCGGGCGTGATGGCGCCGCTGGTCGGCACTATCGGCACCCTGCAGGCGATGGAAGCCATCAAGCTGCTAGCCGAGTATGGTCAGCCATTGCGCGGCAAGCTGTTGATGTTCGATGCGATGAGCCTGCAGTTCCGCGAGATGAAACTACCGAAGGATCCGCACTGCGAGGTGTGCGGCGGGGAATGA